The Thermotoga sp. SG1 region GCATCCTTACCGTACATTCTTCGGGCTTCTTTTTGAAAATCCTCGTTGTGGAATCTGGAGAGCACAAAGAGGATCCTTCTTCTTGCAAGGGGAACGTCTGTATGACCGTCCGTGAAAACGATCGTACCTTCCGCCTTCAACACCCGCTCGGAGTAGTCGACAGCCGGTTGAAGGTCGGTACTTCCACCACCCACGATCTCCAGATCCCGCCAGTTTCCCGATCTGTACCTGACAACGGAGGTCACATTCTTGTCAACTTGAACGAGCCAGACCTCTTCTTTCAAAATGCCTGCGATTCTCTCCAATTCCGATACGAACTGATTCAGTTCCCTTTCCACGACGCTCCCACTCGTATCGATCACCACCGCCACTCTGGGAAGATACTCGCTTTTCCACCCTGGAAGGTGATCGTACCTTCTGTTCGGTCTCAATGGTGTGGTGTACCGCTCCGCCTTTATGGAAACTCCGAAGAATCTCCGGATGAGGGTCTTCCAATCGAGTTCAGGGTTTTCCAGCAAAAGCTGAACTTCCCTTTTAACTCCAGAGGGAAGTGAATCTCCGAAGATGTTGAAAGCTTTTTTGGTCCTGTCTTTCGTGAGTTCCAGAATCATTTCAACCGGAACGTCCTCTTCGAACAGTCCTGAATGATCGTCCACACCTTCTCGAAACTCTGAAATCACTTCTATGTCGTATCTTCCAAGCCTTTCCATCTCATCAAGAATCCACCTGTGGTAGGTTTCTGCGCTTTCGAACATCATCTGCTCGGGTGGCAGAACGAACAGTGTGTCGTTGTCCACGGAATGGCC contains the following coding sequences:
- a CDS encoding VWA-like domain-containing protein — translated: MKPEELLKKAVLNLGKKSPFYYYVLLGMKIVPSKSIRNLKISFSTTGDVMLLYNPEVLEKKHVRMVEALLLHEVMHVIFQHFRIKPKDERDRKIWDLAMDAAINQYIPELAAFGVPLDILVKEGHSVDNDTLFVLPPEQMMFESAETYHRWILDEMERLGRYDIEVISEFREGVDDHSGLFEEDVPVEMILELTKDRTKKAFNIFGDSLPSGVKREVQLLLENPELDWKTLIRRFFGVSIKAERYTTPLRPNRRYDHLPGWKSEYLPRVAVVIDTSGSVVERELNQFVSELERIAGILKEEVWLVQVDKNVTSVVRYRSGNWRDLEIVGGGSTDLQPAVDYSERVLKAEGTIVFTDGHTDVPLARRRILFVLSRFHNEDFQKEARRMYGKDAVVVLS